A region from the Marinobacter sp. SS13-12 genome encodes:
- a CDS encoding ABC transporter permease subunit, whose protein sequence is MATYDFIFSSLGLEEWCSEGQSDAPMSMAALLQKTKGTTGEPESLWDTPFPSMDALNESCAAFPQSRDLTKGLEEGFLSIKDNLSVVLDPLTQPLSWALDGTLYGMLNTPWWIVIPLLLAVVFFVTKSWKLVGFVAGSLFLLAFIDYYRYAMETLSIIFVCALICVLFGVPIGIAMSRSNMMQRLTVPVLDMLQTLPPFVYLIPLIFLFSVTESKLYGIAIILYAIVPVIRLTNLGIRLVDKDVIEAADAFGMTSQQKLFKVQIPLALPNIMAGVNQTIMMSLAMVVIASLVSAPGLGVLVLQGIRNLELGVGLVAGLGIVILAVILDRVTKASLARINASQKQ, encoded by the coding sequence ATGGCTACCTACGATTTTATATTTTCATCACTGGGACTGGAGGAGTGGTGTTCCGAAGGCCAGAGTGATGCCCCCATGTCGATGGCCGCGTTACTGCAGAAAACCAAGGGAACAACCGGCGAACCCGAGTCTCTCTGGGACACCCCCTTTCCGTCCATGGACGCGCTTAACGAATCCTGCGCGGCTTTTCCGCAGTCCCGTGATCTCACAAAGGGTCTTGAAGAGGGCTTTCTGTCCATAAAGGACAATCTGAGCGTTGTTCTGGATCCTTTAACCCAGCCCCTCAGCTGGGCTCTCGACGGCACACTCTACGGCATGCTGAACACACCCTGGTGGATCGTCATACCGTTGTTGCTCGCGGTGGTCTTCTTTGTTACCAAGTCCTGGAAACTGGTCGGCTTTGTAGCAGGGAGCCTGTTCCTGCTGGCCTTTATCGACTACTACCGATACGCCATGGAAACGCTGTCGATCATCTTTGTCTGCGCTCTTATCTGCGTGCTGTTCGGTGTGCCCATCGGGATAGCCATGTCCCGCAGCAACATGATGCAGCGCCTGACGGTACCGGTGCTGGACATGCTGCAGACATTGCCACCGTTTGTGTACCTGATCCCGCTGATCTTCCTGTTCAGCGTGACCGAATCCAAACTCTATGGCATCGCCATTATTCTCTACGCCATTGTGCCGGTCATCCGCCTTACCAATCTGGGCATACGGCTGGTGGACAAGGACGTGATCGAAGCCGCTGACGCCTTTGGCATGACCAGCCAGCAAAAACTGTTCAAGGTGCAGATTCCGCTGGCATTGCCAAACATCATGGCGGGCGTGAACCAGACCATCATGATGAGCCTGGCCATGGTTGTTATCGCTTCCCTGGTGTCGGCACCCGGCCTCGGGGTTCTCGTACTCCAGGGTATCCGCAACCTTGAGCTGGGCGTTGGCCTGGTTGCCGGCCTCGGCATCGTGATCCTGGCGGTCATCCTCGACCGGGTTACCAAGGCCTCGCTGGCGCGTATTAACGCCTCACAAAAACAGTAA
- a CDS encoding DUF2817 domain-containing protein, which yields MTELRELTPHSAVPTEQSRRNSRQRHLLRTFLPEMVRLERILAEAPGGVSVSTLARVGLKELDLPIYRVDLGSDSPAAPVVLLVGGVHGLERIGSEVVMAWLRNLLARISWDSHLQALLQKVRVTLLPILNPGGMYLNQRSNPNGVDLMRNAPITAQDRSAFLLGGQRFSPRLPWFIGDPEQGMEAENQALESVISELLPGRPFSVALDCHSGFGWQDQIWFPYAYRRRPMRRLASVMALKLIWEQAWPEHNYRFEPQSRHYLTHGDLWDYFYKKINRSGEGAFIPLTLELGSWRWIKKRPRQLLRLDGFFNPLVPHRHRQVLRSHLTFIDFLLSAAANHENWLPQGEAESMLREAAIAHWYRDHY from the coding sequence ATGACTGAATTGCGCGAATTGACCCCCCATTCTGCGGTTCCCACTGAACAGTCCCGCCGCAATAGCCGCCAGCGACACCTGCTGAGAACCTTTCTGCCGGAGATGGTTCGCCTGGAACGTATACTGGCAGAGGCGCCGGGTGGGGTTTCAGTGAGCACGCTCGCGCGAGTTGGCCTGAAAGAGCTCGACCTGCCGATCTACCGGGTTGATCTCGGCAGTGATTCGCCAGCCGCGCCGGTGGTCTTGCTGGTTGGGGGCGTGCACGGCCTCGAGCGTATCGGGAGTGAAGTGGTGATGGCCTGGCTGCGTAACCTGCTCGCGCGGATTTCCTGGGACAGCCACCTTCAGGCTTTGCTGCAGAAAGTCCGGGTCACTCTGCTACCGATACTGAACCCGGGTGGCATGTACCTGAACCAGCGCAGCAATCCCAATGGGGTCGACCTGATGCGCAACGCGCCCATCACGGCCCAGGATCGCAGCGCCTTCCTGTTGGGCGGACAGCGGTTTTCACCGCGCCTGCCATGGTTCATCGGGGACCCCGAGCAGGGCATGGAAGCAGAAAACCAGGCACTGGAATCCGTGATCTCGGAACTCCTGCCTGGCCGTCCCTTCAGTGTTGCACTGGACTGCCACTCAGGCTTCGGCTGGCAGGATCAGATCTGGTTTCCCTATGCCTATCGCCGGCGGCCCATGCGACGGCTTGCATCGGTGATGGCCCTGAAGTTGATCTGGGAACAGGCGTGGCCGGAACACAACTATCGCTTCGAGCCACAGTCCCGTCACTACCTGACCCACGGTGATCTATGGGATTACTTCTATAAAAAGATAAACCGCAGCGGCGAAGGGGCGTTTATTCCCCTGACTCTCGAGTTGGGCTCCTGGCGCTGGATCAAGAAACGTCCGAGACAGTTACTGCGCCTGGACGGATTCTTCAATCCCCTGGTTCCTCACCGGCATCGCCAGGTATTGAGAAGTCACCTGACCTTTATCGATTTCCTCCTCAGTGCCGCAGCCAATCACGAAAACTGGTTGCCGCAGGGAGAAGCCGAGTCCATGCTTAGGGAAGCCGCTATCGCACACTGGTACAGGGACCATTACTGA
- a CDS encoding glutathione S-transferase family protein, producing the protein MKILETKTAPNPRRVRMFMSEKGLLDKADFVEIDLLKGENLTPEYAARNPMKKVPVLELDDGTCISETMAICRYFEESYPDTPSLLGDTPLEKALVEQWLRWIEFSLSMPTGMCFQHTTGYFKDRMNPIKEWGEECRTSVEKFLHFLDKQLDGREYICCDRFTAADINAFTSVAFARVVDIRIKPEQTNLQAWYDRIKQRPSAQV; encoded by the coding sequence ATGAAAATTCTTGAGACCAAAACCGCCCCGAACCCGCGCAGGGTACGTATGTTCATGTCTGAAAAGGGATTGCTGGACAAGGCGGACTTCGTTGAGATCGATCTCCTGAAAGGCGAGAACCTGACACCGGAGTACGCGGCCAGGAACCCGATGAAGAAAGTACCGGTATTGGAGCTGGATGACGGTACCTGTATCTCCGAAACCATGGCCATCTGCCGTTACTTTGAGGAAAGTTATCCGGACACGCCGAGCCTGCTGGGTGATACGCCATTGGAAAAAGCGTTGGTGGAACAGTGGCTGCGCTGGATCGAGTTCTCCCTCTCCATGCCTACGGGTATGTGTTTCCAGCACACCACCGGTTATTTCAAGGACCGTATGAACCCCATCAAGGAATGGGGTGAGGAGTGCCGAACCAGTGTGGAAAAGTTCCTGCACTTCCTTGATAAGCAGCTGGACGGCAGGGAATACATCTGTTGCGACCGATTCACCGCCGCCGACATCAATGCCTTTACCTCGGTGGCTTTTGCCCGCGTGGTGGATATCCGCATCAAGCCTGAGCAGACCAATCTCCAGGCCTGGTACGATCGCATCAAGCAGCGCCCTTCCGCCCAAGTTTAA
- a CDS encoding glutathione S-transferase family protein, which produces MAIRLYQFAISHYCEKVRWALDYKGLSYEAISLLPGQHVKTIRKLTGKDSSVPVLDHDGHRVQGSKEIIDYLDEAFPENPLTPADPQAREEALAWERRLDEEAGPAVRCYSYHHFLQRPKVVVPLLAAGTPFYNRILLKLAFSRVDEIMRKWMKINEKTAEQSRETMEAYLTELAEAYQKKPYLAGDSFSRADLAAAALFAPMFQPEQYPVPWPKPAKIPKDIKVWLDQWQPQIQPLERVYAANR; this is translated from the coding sequence ATGGCCATCAGACTTTACCAGTTTGCGATATCCCATTACTGCGAAAAGGTTCGCTGGGCGCTGGATTACAAGGGGCTTAGCTACGAGGCGATCAGCCTGCTACCCGGCCAGCACGTCAAAACCATCCGCAAACTCACCGGCAAGGATTCATCAGTGCCGGTACTGGACCATGATGGCCACCGGGTTCAGGGCTCAAAGGAAATCATCGACTACCTGGATGAGGCCTTCCCCGAGAACCCGTTAACACCAGCCGACCCGCAGGCCCGCGAGGAAGCACTGGCCTGGGAGCGGCGGCTGGATGAGGAAGCAGGTCCAGCAGTGCGCTGCTACTCCTACCACCACTTCCTGCAGCGCCCCAAAGTGGTGGTTCCCCTGTTGGCGGCGGGCACACCCTTTTACAATCGAATTCTGCTGAAGCTGGCTTTCAGCCGGGTCGATGAGATCATGCGCAAATGGATGAAAATCAATGAGAAAACGGCGGAGCAGTCAAGGGAAACCATGGAAGCCTACCTGACGGAACTGGCCGAGGCGTACCAGAAGAAACCTTATCTGGCCGGTGACAGCTTCTCCCGCGCCGACCTCGCCGCCGCCGCGCTGTTCGCGCCCATGTTCCAGCCCGAGCAATACCCGGTGCCCTGGCCCAAACCGGCAAAAATCCCCAAGGATATCAAGGTCTGGCTGGACCAGTGGCAACCGCAAATCCAGCCCCTGGAGAGGGTCTACGCGGCTAATCGCTGA
- a CDS encoding transporter substrate-binding domain-containing protein codes for MSRLVVLAFLFILFMGCSPQDNDISEAVAKTGTETAARKAPASGITENQGQPDTIVIAADPWCPHNCEAGSDHEGYMVDLARDILGEAGYTVDYVNLSWARALQMTREGQLDAVVGAFITDAPDFVFPDTPQGHSSIALFTHPDNTWHYGGIESLHDQQLLVINGYSYTETLDRYIEEHQADQEKVWVISGPSPLNRAIGLLEQNRTDIFVEDEYVMAWWAKSTGKAANQPRDSGLVGVTDAFVAFSPVREDAKELAQLLSEGTRQRIADGRAQQILDKYGLTLWTEAP; via the coding sequence ATGTCCCGACTTGTCGTCTTGGCGTTTTTGTTCATCCTTTTCATGGGCTGTTCGCCTCAGGATAACGACATTTCCGAAGCGGTTGCGAAAACCGGCACGGAAACCGCCGCCCGCAAAGCACCTGCTTCCGGCATTACCGAAAACCAGGGCCAGCCCGACACCATTGTCATTGCTGCAGACCCCTGGTGCCCCCACAATTGCGAGGCGGGAAGTGATCACGAAGGTTACATGGTCGACCTTGCCCGCGACATCCTTGGTGAGGCCGGTTACACCGTGGATTACGTCAACCTCAGTTGGGCAAGAGCGCTACAGATGACCCGGGAAGGCCAACTGGACGCGGTGGTCGGCGCCTTCATTACCGATGCCCCGGACTTTGTTTTCCCCGATACCCCCCAGGGCCATTCATCCATTGCACTGTTCACCCACCCGGACAACACCTGGCATTACGGCGGCATTGAATCCCTGCATGACCAGCAACTGCTGGTGATCAACGGTTACTCCTATACCGAAACGCTGGATCGCTACATCGAAGAGCATCAGGCCGACCAGGAAAAGGTCTGGGTGATCTCCGGCCCCTCCCCCCTGAACCGGGCCATCGGTCTGCTGGAGCAGAATCGTACGGACATTTTTGTTGAAGACGAGTACGTCATGGCCTGGTGGGCCAAGAGCACCGGAAAGGCCGCCAACCAGCCCCGTGATTCGGGGCTGGTTGGGGTGACCGACGCCTTTGTAGCATTCTCCCCGGTGAGGGAAGACGCAAAGGAGCTGGCACAACTGCTTTCGGAGGGCACCCGCCAGCGTATCGCTGATGGCCGCGCCCAGCAGATCCTCGACAAATACGGGCTCACTCTGTGGACGGAAGCGCCGTGA
- a CDS encoding alpha/beta hydrolase, with amino-acid sequence MHWILLRGLTREQSHWGAFPRLLADAFPGQQFHLVDLPGTGVHFNDPCPESIAAIREKIRHSVEHIPGPYSLLALSMGGMVALDWAQHVSAGEIQNLVLINTSSGFSRPWHRMRPGAWPRIARLLCRRELFDREADILRLSCNRPVGLDTMKHWYSIQRQRPVSFRTAWAQLKAAARFRLQPERPLPDALLLASKGDRVVHWKCSEALEQRWQWTLKVHPTAGHDLPLDDPEWIIRQMKSWLPR; translated from the coding sequence ATGCACTGGATTCTGTTGCGTGGACTCACCCGGGAGCAGTCACACTGGGGAGCGTTTCCACGGCTACTTGCAGATGCTTTTCCGGGACAGCAGTTTCATCTGGTGGACCTTCCCGGTACTGGCGTGCACTTCAATGACCCCTGTCCGGAGAGCATCGCGGCCATTCGTGAGAAAATCCGACACAGTGTCGAACATATTCCTGGCCCCTACAGCTTGCTGGCACTTTCCATGGGCGGAATGGTCGCGCTGGACTGGGCCCAGCATGTATCGGCGGGAGAAATCCAGAACCTGGTATTGATCAACACCAGCTCCGGGTTCAGCAGGCCCTGGCACAGGATGAGGCCGGGGGCATGGCCCCGCATTGCGCGATTGCTGTGCCGGCGTGAACTGTTTGATCGCGAGGCGGATATCCTGCGGCTGAGCTGCAACCGGCCAGTCGGCCTGGACACCATGAAGCACTGGTACAGCATACAACGCCAGCGCCCGGTCAGTTTCCGCACTGCCTGGGCCCAACTGAAAGCCGCCGCCCGGTTCAGGCTGCAACCGGAACGGCCCCTGCCAGACGCTTTGTTGCTGGCCAGCAAGGGTGATCGCGTTGTTCACTGGAAATGCAGTGAAGCGCTCGAGCAGCGCTGGCAGTGGACCCTGAAAGTGCATCCCACAGCCGGCCATGACCTGCCCCTGGATGACCCGGAATGGATCATTCGCCAGATGAAAAGCTGGTTGCCGCGATAA
- a CDS encoding ABC transporter substrate-binding protein, translated as MRKLTPVALLCAMSVPALAQADCGEVSITEMGWASNAVVTGVAKFIMEQGYGCDVTVVPSDTVPAVTSVAENGEPDIVTELWLNSAGEAYLELEEQGKIERVAEVLDPGGVEGWWIPAYLAEKHPELTTIEGVMENPELVGNRFNNCPTGWGCRVVSDNLIRALDLESSGIEVFNHGSGETLASSMASAVQSEEPWFGYYWGPTVPLGKYDMTRVELGEYKPEVHTRNQTQNAENPGVSEFPAATILTSITTDFKEREPEVAEMLSHMTFKTSTMSSLLAWMDSNNASAEEAAVYYLSNNSDEWSSWLNDSARERLASVMGE; from the coding sequence ATGCGAAAGCTAACGCCAGTCGCGCTGCTTTGCGCGATGTCCGTTCCTGCACTTGCCCAGGCCGATTGCGGTGAAGTATCGATCACCGAGATGGGCTGGGCGTCGAACGCCGTTGTGACCGGTGTTGCCAAATTCATCATGGAGCAGGGTTACGGTTGCGATGTAACGGTGGTTCCTTCTGATACCGTTCCGGCCGTTACCTCAGTTGCGGAAAATGGAGAGCCGGACATTGTTACCGAACTATGGCTCAACTCCGCCGGTGAAGCCTATCTGGAACTGGAAGAACAGGGCAAAATCGAGCGCGTAGCCGAAGTACTGGACCCGGGTGGTGTTGAAGGCTGGTGGATTCCTGCCTATCTGGCCGAGAAGCACCCGGAACTGACCACCATAGAAGGGGTCATGGAAAATCCGGAGCTGGTGGGCAACCGCTTTAACAACTGCCCGACCGGCTGGGGCTGCCGCGTGGTCAGTGACAACCTGATCAGAGCACTCGATCTGGAAAGCTCCGGCATTGAGGTGTTCAACCACGGTTCCGGCGAGACCCTGGCTTCATCCATGGCATCGGCGGTTCAGTCGGAAGAGCCCTGGTTTGGCTATTACTGGGGGCCCACCGTACCTCTCGGCAAGTACGATATGACTCGGGTTGAGCTCGGTGAGTACAAGCCCGAGGTCCACACCCGCAATCAGACCCAGAACGCGGAGAATCCAGGCGTATCTGAGTTCCCTGCGGCAACGATCCTCACCTCCATCACCACCGACTTCAAGGAGCGAGAGCCGGAAGTGGCGGAAATGCTCAGCCACATGACCTTCAAGACGTCCACCATGAGCTCTCTGTTGGCCTGGATGGATTCCAACAATGCCTCTGCTGAAGAAGCAGCCGTCTATTACCTGAGTAACAACAGCGATGAGTGGTCATCCTGGCTGAACGATTCAGCGAGGGAACGCCTTGCTTCGGTGATGGGAGAGTAA
- a CDS encoding AraC family transcriptional regulator, whose translation MARVIRVTGAWTGLLSDWLDQEGLDAGPLRMALARWASRDNVPVPVWRDLLSQGLALVPGRIAPELGVGACVLPGHVGVLGYLVLASDTLGEAMLAYQRYETLFYGASLAEIEVVGDQAEMRWPPSENELGQQADGAAIAALVTFMRRQIDQPPPPSTVSFLESVDGETARAYESFFDCPVTWNDSHVRVRFPLHYLSLPMPRRDPTLRELLDRQARALVRALPEDSGGSSSTDRQLQQVLLKLLSDGEPTLARAASAMHMAPRTLQRRLARHQLSWQQWLDRSREQLARQYLADPSLTLTDIALLLGFSEQSAFTRAYRRWTGNSPGKARPHQLSD comes from the coding sequence GTGGCCAGGGTAATCCGGGTAACCGGTGCCTGGACCGGACTGCTTTCTGACTGGCTGGACCAGGAGGGGCTGGATGCCGGCCCGTTGCGGATGGCACTGGCCCGGTGGGCATCACGTGACAATGTGCCGGTACCGGTGTGGCGCGATCTGCTGTCGCAGGGGCTGGCATTGGTGCCTGGCCGCATTGCGCCGGAGCTGGGGGTGGGCGCCTGCGTGCTTCCCGGCCATGTCGGCGTTCTGGGTTACCTGGTGCTGGCCTCGGATACGCTGGGGGAAGCCATGCTGGCCTATCAGCGCTATGAAACCCTGTTCTACGGCGCCAGCCTTGCAGAGATAGAGGTGGTCGGTGACCAGGCCGAGATGCGGTGGCCACCGTCGGAGAACGAACTGGGCCAGCAGGCAGATGGCGCAGCCATTGCGGCGTTGGTGACATTCATGCGTCGCCAGATTGACCAGCCACCTCCACCCTCCACCGTGAGTTTCCTTGAGAGCGTCGATGGCGAAACGGCCAGGGCTTACGAATCGTTCTTTGATTGCCCGGTGACCTGGAATGACAGTCATGTGCGGGTGCGGTTTCCGCTGCATTACCTGAGTTTGCCCATGCCCCGGCGTGACCCTACCTTGCGGGAGTTGCTGGACCGGCAGGCGAGGGCGTTGGTGCGGGCACTGCCGGAAGACTCCGGGGGCAGCTCCAGCACCGACCGCCAGTTACAGCAGGTGCTGCTCAAGCTGCTTTCCGACGGCGAGCCCACCCTTGCGCGAGCAGCGAGTGCCATGCACATGGCACCGCGCACCCTGCAGCGGCGGCTGGCCCGGCACCAGCTGAGTTGGCAACAATGGCTGGACCGTAGCCGCGAGCAACTGGCCCGGCAGTATCTGGCGGACCCGTCGCTGACTCTGACGGACATCGCTCTCTTGCTGGGCTTCTCCGAGCAGAGTGCGTTTACCCGCGCCTACCGCCGCTGGACCGGCAATTCCCCGGGCAAGGCGCGCCCGCACCAGCTCAGCGATTAG
- a CDS encoding betaine/proline/choline family ABC transporter ATP-binding protein (Members of the family are the ATP-binding subunit of ABC transporters for substrates such as betaine, L-proline or other amino acids, choline, carnitine, etc. The substrate specificity is best determined from the substrate-binding subunit, rather than this subunit, as it interacts with the permease subunit and not with substrate directly.), producing the protein MDRNIKISIRNLYKIFGPDSVGALEHVRGGMGKAELLEKHNHVLGLQDINVDMHEGEITVIMGLSGSGKSTLIRHLNRLIEPTAGEVQVDGEDVLRFNEDQLRKLRRERMSMVFQKFALLPHKTVLENAGMALLVRGYSVEEFEADAKKWLARVGLEGNEYQYPHQLSGGMQQRVGIARALASNSPIMLMDEAFSALDPLIRSDMQDLLLELQDELQKTVVFITHDLDESLKLADHLVILKDGHVVQQGEPQEILMSPNDPYITDFISDINRARVLRVRSIMKKTTEAPEDCAGDISDRDNLESVIARSDGNTDLTYRVVKRGRQVGILDMKELVKALVPTEASEGDARSRY; encoded by the coding sequence GTGGACCGGAATATCAAGATTTCCATCCGGAACCTGTACAAGATCTTCGGCCCGGACTCTGTAGGTGCTCTGGAGCATGTACGCGGCGGCATGGGCAAAGCCGAACTGCTGGAAAAACACAACCATGTGCTTGGCCTCCAGGACATCAATGTGGACATGCATGAGGGCGAAATTACCGTCATTATGGGGCTCTCCGGTTCCGGAAAGTCCACCTTGATACGTCATCTCAACCGGCTCATCGAGCCCACCGCCGGTGAGGTCCAGGTGGATGGTGAGGACGTCCTGCGATTCAACGAGGATCAGCTGAGGAAACTCCGCCGCGAACGGATGTCGATGGTGTTCCAGAAGTTTGCGCTGCTGCCCCACAAAACGGTGCTGGAAAATGCCGGCATGGCGCTGTTGGTAAGGGGTTATTCCGTGGAGGAATTCGAAGCCGACGCGAAAAAGTGGCTGGCTCGTGTAGGCCTGGAAGGCAATGAGTACCAGTACCCACACCAGCTCTCCGGTGGTATGCAGCAAAGGGTGGGTATTGCCCGGGCACTGGCATCGAACTCACCCATTATGCTGATGGACGAGGCCTTCTCGGCTCTCGACCCGCTGATTCGTTCCGATATGCAGGACCTGTTGCTGGAGTTGCAGGACGAGTTGCAGAAAACCGTGGTATTCATCACCCACGATCTGGACGAGTCCCTGAAGCTGGCGGACCACCTGGTTATCCTCAAGGACGGACACGTTGTTCAGCAGGGAGAGCCCCAGGAAATCCTGATGTCGCCCAACGACCCTTACATCACCGACTTCATCAGTGACATCAACCGGGCCCGGGTGCTGCGGGTGCGCTCGATCATGAAGAAAACCACGGAAGCACCGGAAGACTGTGCCGGCGATATCTCCGACCGCGATAATCTGGAGTCGGTCATCGCCCGATCGGATGGCAATACCGATCTCACCTATCGTGTGGTGAAAAGAGGCAGACAGGTTGGCATTCTCGATATGAAGGAACTCGTCAAGGCACTGGTGCCCACCGAAGCCTCTGAAGGCGACGCCAGGAGCCGTTACTGA
- a CDS encoding sterol desaturase family protein: MALMDMMVSVLEGSGLLPLWNTLTPWLALDERQLIFVVATPVFIAVTLWEYLRIRHDPARMDVPEALRNFALGAGYQVTELLFAGLIAFPVYAFLYHHRILDLELSWTTGFLTFVGVDFCFYWMHRSSHRIRWFWAAHVVHHSSERMNFSTAMRQNATNIFNGMWIFYLPLALIGFNPVWIGTAYALSLVYQFFVHTTLVGKLPLWVELVFNTPSHHRVHHGRNPGYIDRNYGGTLILWDRLFGTFVAEDEQAPPEYGITRPVHSNNLLVLWTHEYVDLFRAMARPGGSLLLRLKHLWKPPEWERDVE; this comes from the coding sequence ATGGCTTTGATGGACATGATGGTGTCAGTACTGGAAGGCAGCGGGCTGCTGCCACTCTGGAACACTCTCACCCCCTGGCTGGCACTGGATGAACGCCAACTGATCTTTGTGGTGGCCACACCGGTGTTTATAGCCGTCACCCTCTGGGAATACCTGCGCATTCGCCATGACCCTGCACGGATGGATGTGCCGGAAGCCCTCCGCAACTTTGCCCTGGGTGCCGGCTACCAGGTCACAGAACTGTTATTCGCCGGCCTGATCGCTTTTCCCGTTTACGCCTTTCTCTATCACCACCGGATTCTGGACCTGGAACTGAGCTGGACGACAGGGTTCCTGACCTTTGTGGGTGTGGACTTCTGCTTCTACTGGATGCATCGCTCCAGCCATCGCATACGCTGGTTCTGGGCCGCGCACGTGGTGCATCATTCCTCGGAGCGAATGAATTTCTCCACCGCCATGCGCCAGAATGCCACCAACATCTTCAACGGCATGTGGATCTTCTACCTGCCTCTGGCGCTTATCGGTTTCAATCCGGTGTGGATCGGCACTGCCTACGCCCTGTCACTGGTTTACCAGTTTTTCGTCCACACCACCCTGGTCGGCAAACTGCCACTCTGGGTGGAACTGGTGTTCAACACCCCCAGCCATCACCGGGTTCACCACGGTCGCAACCCGGGCTATATTGATCGTAACTACGGTGGCACGCTGATCCTCTGGGACCGGCTGTTCGGCACTTTTGTGGCCGAAGATGAGCAGGCACCGCCGGAATACGGCATTACCCGCCCGGTACACTCCAACAACCTGCTGGTGTTGTGGACCCATGAATATGTTGACCTGTTCCGGGCCATGGCCCGGCCCGGCGGCAGCCTGCTTTTGCGGCTGAAGCACCTGTGGAAACCTCCGGAATGGGAAAGGGACGTGGAATAA
- a CDS encoding META domain-containing protein codes for MNGFTRCIAPAMATLALVAGCSSTPENSHPSQVNGPASGAVELPFTARGNEPFWRAIVEPGQLVLERMGESPVELRYETTHSSATSRTFRAEGEGIRITLVAAHQLCRDSMTGMPYPNQVRLDINGEAFRGCGGEPDRLLQSTEWLVEDIAGAGIIDSSRVTINFMAENRVSGSASCNNFTGGWKLTGEGLGLNRMASTRKACSPALMNQESRFLSLLSDITRFDIGRHGELLLISSDGRVITALPSTE; via the coding sequence ATGAATGGATTCACTCGCTGTATAGCGCCTGCAATGGCTACGCTCGCCCTGGTGGCAGGTTGCTCGTCCACACCCGAAAACAGTCATCCCTCCCAGGTCAATGGCCCGGCTTCCGGAGCCGTTGAGCTGCCCTTTACCGCCAGGGGCAATGAGCCCTTCTGGCGCGCCATCGTGGAGCCGGGTCAGCTGGTACTCGAGCGGATGGGCGAAAGCCCGGTCGAGCTGCGATACGAAACCACCCACAGCAGCGCCACCAGCCGTACTTTTCGTGCTGAAGGAGAAGGTATCCGGATAACTCTGGTTGCCGCCCATCAGCTGTGCCGTGACTCTATGACCGGCATGCCCTATCCCAATCAGGTTCGCCTGGACATCAACGGTGAAGCATTTCGTGGTTGTGGCGGAGAGCCGGATCGGTTGCTGCAGAGTACCGAATGGCTGGTCGAAGATATCGCCGGTGCCGGCATCATCGACAGTTCACGGGTAACGATAAACTTCATGGCGGAGAACCGGGTGTCGGGGAGCGCCTCCTGCAACAACTTCACTGGTGGCTGGAAACTGACCGGCGAAGGGCTCGGGCTTAATCGGATGGCCTCTACCAGGAAGGCCTGCTCGCCCGCGTTGATGAATCAGGAAAGCCGCTTCCTGTCATTGCTGTCGGACATTACCCGGTTTGATATCGGCCGGCATGGCGAACTGTTGCTGATATCATCGGATGGCCGGGTGATCACGGCGCTTCCGTCCACAGAGTGA